A genome region from Portunus trituberculatus isolate SZX2019 chromosome 18, ASM1759143v1, whole genome shotgun sequence includes the following:
- the LOC123505462 gene encoding 39S ribosomal protein L20, mitochondrial-like isoform X2 gives MVITSPTLFARARGGDRFWKRRRVLSLSAHYYGRKQNCYSVAIKYVHRALRYNTLARKLRKNDARELWTTRISAGCTELGTKYPDMKLMMDESSIALDRNMLQNLAIWEPRSFRALALLTKSRQEVGLNSLEGPSPVGVVTRGML, from the exons ATGGTGATCACCTCACCCACATTGTTCGCGCGGGCACGGGGAGGAGACAGGTTCTGGAAGAGGAGGCGAGTGCTGTCGTTGTCTGCG CATTACTATGGTCGCAAGCAAAACTGCTACAGTGTTGCAATCAAGTATGTTCATCGAGCTCTGCGATACAATACTTTGGCaagaaaactgaggaaaaatGATGCCAGAGAA TTGTGGACTACACGTATTAGTGCTGGCTGCACAGAGCTGGGCACCAAGTATCCAGACATGAAACTCATGATGGATGAGAGCAGCATTGCCTTGGATAGAAACATGTTGCAAAACTTGGCCATATGGGAGCCACGATCTTTTAGG gcCCTTGCACTGCTCACTAAGAGCAGGCAAGAAGTAGGTCTGAATTCCCTTGAAGGTCCTAGTCCAGTAGGTGTGGTCACCCGGGGCATGCTATGA
- the LOC123505462 gene encoding 39S ribosomal protein L20, mitochondrial-like isoform X1: MQVLSLVLKVLWIHPASFLPVCTMFVMWFVKVASSLMRTPKSRTEQHYYGRKQNCYSVAIKYVHRALRYNTLARKLRKNDARELWTTRISAGCTELGTKYPDMKLMMDESSIALDRNMLQNLAIWEPRSFRALALLTKSRQEVGLNSLEGPSPVGVVTRGML, from the exons ATGCAGGTACTGTCCCTTGTCTTGAAAGTTCTCTGGATCCATCCAGCCAGCTTCCTTCCTGTATGCACTATGTTTGTGATGTGGTTTGTGAAGGTGGCATCATCACTCATGAGGACTCCCAAGTCTCGCACTGAACAG CATTACTATGGTCGCAAGCAAAACTGCTACAGTGTTGCAATCAAGTATGTTCATCGAGCTCTGCGATACAATACTTTGGCaagaaaactgaggaaaaatGATGCCAGAGAA TTGTGGACTACACGTATTAGTGCTGGCTGCACAGAGCTGGGCACCAAGTATCCAGACATGAAACTCATGATGGATGAGAGCAGCATTGCCTTGGATAGAAACATGTTGCAAAACTTGGCCATATGGGAGCCACGATCTTTTAGG gcCCTTGCACTGCTCACTAAGAGCAGGCAAGAAGTAGGTCTGAATTCCCTTGAAGGTCCTAGTCCAGTAGGTGTGGTCACCCGGGGCATGCTATGA
- the LOC123505461 gene encoding nucleoside diphosphate kinase 6-like, which translates to MVGRLQLTLALLKPDVTRVPHVVQAIRNKIIQEEFIVVRHKEVRLQREKTEEFYKEHRGKFFYNRLVTFMASGPTQALILAHEDAIRHWRTLMGPTKVYKTKYEAPDTLRGLYGLTDTRNSTHGSDGEENAVHEIKFFFPEFSCDDWYKLDEEKFRSGEFHLDERNFVHKLL; encoded by the exons ATGGTCGGACGCCTCCAATTGACCCTGGCACTGCTGAAACCTGACGTGACTCGCGTGCCTCATGTGGTGCAG GCTATAAGGAACAAAATAATTCAGGAAGAGTTCATTGTTGTGAGGCACAAAGAAGTAcgattacagagagagaaaacagaagaattCTACAAAGAACACAGAGGAAAGTTTTTCTACAATAGACTTGTAACTTTTATGGCAAG CGGTCCTACTCAAGCACTCATCCTGGCTCATGAGGATGCCATCAGGCATTGGCGTACACTGATGGGACCAACCAAGGTATACAAGACCAAGTATGAGGCACCAGATACTCTCAGGGGGCTGTACGGTCTCACAGACACTCGCAACTCCACTCATGGCTCAG atggagaagagaatgcAGTACATGAAATCAAGTTTTTCTTCCCTGAATTTTCATGTGACGATTGGTACAAGCTTGATGAAGAAAAGTTTCGTAGTGGAGAATTTCATTTGGATGAAAGAAATTTTGTCCATAAATTATTATGA